The Bacteroidota bacterium genome segment AAAGCAAAGAAAAACAGCGGGAAATAATATCCTGCTGCCAATGAAAGGATTAGGAAACTTAGTCTTGTGAGCGTCCGGCAAGGAGATACAATACAGCCATGCGCACTGCCACACCGTTTTCAACCTGATCCAGGATAATGGCCTGCTCAGAATCGGCTACCTCACTTGTAATCTCAACACCTCGGTTAATCGGGCCGGGGTGCATAACCAGTATTTCCTTCCCGAGCGAGCGGAGGGTGGGCATGTCGAGCCCGTATTGCATGGAATATTCGCGAAGCGAGGGGAAATATTTGATATCCTGGCGCTCAAGCTGAATGCGTAGCATGTTTGCTACATCGCACCATTCGAGTGCTTTGCGCAGGTCGAATTCAACTTTTACGCCCAGTGAGGCAATGTAGCGTGGCATGAGCGTGCGCGGGCCACACACCATTACCTCCGCTCCAAGTTTTTGCAGGCAGAAGATGTTGGAAAGCGCCACGCGGGAGTGAAGAATATCTCCGATAATCGCAATTTTCTTTCCTTTCAGATCGCCAAGCCGTTCACGGATCGAAAAGGCATCAAGTAATGCCTGGGTAGGATGCTCGTGGGCACCATCTCCGGCATTGATAATACTGGCATTGATGTGTTTCGATAAAAACACGCAGGCTCCGGGATTGGGATGACGCATCACCACCATATCCACTTTCATGGCCAGGATATTGTTAACGGTGTCGATAAGCGTTTCGCCTTTCTTAACGCTCGACTGTGCAGCCGAAAAGTTTACGGTATCGGCAGAGAGACGCCGCTCGGCTAACTCGAAAGAAACACGGGTGCGGGTGGAGTTTTCGAAGAAAAGATTGGCAATGGTAATGTCGCGGAGCGAAGGTACTTTTTTGATCGGCCGGTTAATGACTTCTTTAAACTGGTCGGCGGTGTGTAAAATAAGCTGAATATCATCAGGCGTAAGTTGCTTGATGCCCAGCAAATGGTTCACACTCAGTTTAGTTGTACTCATAATTATTCCTGCGTCATTAACCAGACATGATCTTCTCCCCCGGCCTCTTTCCAGTCAACCTTCACTTTTTCCGAAGCAATTGTATCTACCGTCCGGCCAATGTATTTAGCCTGAATAGGCAGATTACGACTGAATCGACGGTCAATAAGCACAAGCAGTTCCACATCTTTCGGGCGGCCAAACGCCATCATGGCATCCAGTCCGGCACGTATAGTACGGCCTGTGTATAACACATCATCCACAAGAATTACATTCTTGTCTTCTATCACAAAGTCAATCTGTGTGCGGTTTGCAACCAGATCACGACGGCGGAAGTCGTCGCGGTAAAAGGTTACATCGAGTTCGCCAAGCTGAATGTGATGATCGGGCAAAATTGCCTGCAGTGTTTTGTGAATCCGCCTAGCCAGCAGCACGCCTCGAGGCTGAAGGCCAATGATTACAGATTCTGAAAAATCGTCGTGTGTCTCGATCAATTGATGGCAAAGCCGGTTGATCGTGATGGCGAATTGCTGCGGATGAAGAATAAGCCGAGGCGCCATACAGGCGTCAAAGATAGCAGTTTGATACAACGCACCAAATTTGCCGCAAACTAAATTGTGAGCAGAAATGAACAGTTATTAACGATGCTGATGATTATGCATCAGTTTCAGCTGCTCATAATACAGCCAACGTTCGCGTATGGCCGTGGCGAGCTGATAATCGGTAGCCGTTTGAAGGAATTGATCAGGAATATCGAGGTAATCAATGAACAGGTCAAATTCCTCCGGCTTAAGTTCCACCACACCGGCTTTTACATACAGCGCAAGCAATTGGTGCAGAATTTCGCGTTTGCGGTCTTCATTTTCGAGGTAGGCTACTTTTGCGCGCGACTTTCCTTCCCGGCTGTATCGTTCGTAAATTGCGGTAATCGGACTTTGCATCACATCGGCCGGAGCCGCCGTCATCCGTGTTTCCTTCACGCCCAATGATTCACGCTCATTGCGCAGGGCTTTAAGGTCTTTGGCGGGATAAATGGCTACAGGGCGAAGTGTGTTTACTTTTACTTTTAATCCGATACGCACATTGTAAACTGCTTTTCTGGCCGAATCGCGGAAGCAGATACGCACAATTTCATAGCCCCCGGCTGTTACCATAAACGTATCCGTGCGCAGCCCCTGTAAGGAAAACCATTGCCCTGCCAGTACCGACTGCCCTGCTCCGGTGCGTCTGTTCACGGCCATAGGTGCAGGCGAGGCCATGCTATCGGCCACATCAAATACCGTTCCGCGCACTGTAATAGCCGCCTCCTGTTCCTGCGCCCGAAGCGAAGCAGAAAAGAGCAACAGCCACATAAAAAACAGGGTGCGCATAAATTTCATTTGTGCTAATTTACGGATATTGAGGGCTGCGCTTTCATTACCGGCAAAAATTAAACGCTTTTTCACCTCCGGTACTTCGTAAAAAGTCGCAGGCAACCCTTGTGGGTTGCCTGCCTTTATTTTAGCGCTGACGTCTCTTCAGCCAGCGGTATTTCCATTTCGACTTGCCTTTGGCGCCTTTCTTCTTGGCTTTGTAGCTGGTGCTACGGTCGTTGAGCGCAATACCACGATCCTTTTGATCTTTTGAAGCCGCATCAAGCGATTTGTCTTTTTTACTCAGATCTGCCCTCACTCCAAACTGAAATCCGGTATCGGAAATGCTCACAAAATCATTGCCCCCCGAAGCAAACTGCACTTTAAAATTGGCGTAGCCGTTTAACCGTTTGGTAAGCTGATAACTAAAGCCGGCGCCAAGATTTCCACCTACCCAGGTTTGACGGATATTCATTCCATAGGTGAAGTTGGCAAAATCAGTATGCGCAGAATTCGGGCCCACATACACCCCATTCCAGTACATATACCCAACTCCAAAAATTGCATTGAAGAAGGTTTCACTCTCCCCTATTCGCATAATCAGATAACCGTTCAGGTCGGCATTCCATGAATCGATGCGAGCAATGGCCGGGGCGGCATCATGACGGAAATGATGGGTGAATTCGCCCGAAATGCCGAACCACGGACGATGCAGATACAAAAGATTCATATTTACACCGGGCTTATATAAGCCACGCACTTCCTGCCGGTTGTTGATTACCGCAAAACTAATGGCGGCGCCGGGCATGAGTTTAGGTTTCCATTTTGGTGCCTGAGGCAATTGAGGTTTAATTACCGAATCAATGGAAATGCCTTCGTATTCCTGCGCATTCAGCGCAAATGAAGAAATACACAGAGCTGAAAA includes the following:
- a CDS encoding aspartate carbamoyltransferase catalytic subunit, translated to MSTTKLSVNHLLGIKQLTPDDIQLILHTADQFKEVINRPIKKVPSLRDITIANLFFENSTRTRVSFELAERRLSADTVNFSAAQSSVKKGETLIDTVNNILAMKVDMVVMRHPNPGACVFLSKHINASIINAGDGAHEHPTQALLDAFSIRERLGDLKGKKIAIIGDILHSRVALSNIFCLQKLGAEVMVCGPRTLMPRYIASLGVKVEFDLRKALEWCDVANMLRIQLERQDIKYFPSLREYSMQYGLDMPTLRSLGKEILVMHPGPINRGVEITSEVADSEQAIILDQVENGVAVRMAVLYLLAGRSQD
- the pyrR gene encoding bifunctional pyr operon transcriptional regulator/uracil phosphoribosyltransferase PyrR — protein: MAPRLILHPQQFAITINRLCHQLIETHDDFSESVIIGLQPRGVLLARRIHKTLQAILPDHHIQLGELDVTFYRDDFRRRDLVANRTQIDFVIEDKNVILVDDVLYTGRTIRAGLDAMMAFGRPKDVELLVLIDRRFSRNLPIQAKYIGRTVDTIASEKVKVDWKEAGGEDHVWLMTQE